A single genomic interval of Sagittula sp. P11 harbors:
- the tnpC gene encoding IS66 family transposase yields MTNTALAEENARLKARLAETEAALADAVEAQKRLESIVSELRREKFGRKSEKLDQEQFNLPLEDVELAQGVLEAAQEKARRALKGQGRVESGTPHRNRGHLPKHLPRVERIIEPQSTLCPCGCGEMARIGEDVSERLDVVPAQLRVLVTRRPKYACRRCSGAVVQAHAPEHVVPGGLPTEALIAQVMVAKFGDHLPFYRQAEIYTRQGITLDRATLGNWVGRACFHLRPIADHLKERLKGADRVFMDETRAPVLDPGRRKTKTGYFWAIVADDRGYGGVGPPVVMFHYAPGRGAVHALRFLEDYRGHFVQCDGYEAYDKLTRVDRPEGPWTLVHCWTHARRRFVKRLEKDGSPIAEEALRQIAELYAVEKSVRGQAPDARLAARRALSVPIIGAFRPWLEAQLSRIPRSSKLAEDIRYTLARWPGLTRFLEDGRLELDTNPVENQIRKIALTRKNALFAGHEVGAENWALLASLIANCKMCGADPVNYLTATLRALLDGHPKSRIDDLMPWNFRTASSRAA; encoded by the coding sequence ATGACGAACACCGCCCTGGCCGAAGAAAACGCACGCCTGAAGGCTCGCCTCGCCGAGACCGAGGCGGCGCTGGCGGATGCGGTCGAGGCCCAGAAACGGCTGGAGAGCATCGTCAGCGAATTGCGACGGGAAAAGTTCGGGCGGAAATCCGAAAAGCTTGATCAGGAACAGTTCAACCTGCCGCTCGAGGATGTGGAACTCGCGCAGGGCGTGCTGGAAGCGGCGCAGGAGAAAGCGCGGCGCGCCCTGAAGGGACAAGGCCGTGTCGAAAGCGGCACGCCGCACCGGAACCGCGGGCACCTCCCGAAGCATCTGCCCCGTGTCGAACGGATCATCGAGCCGCAGAGCACGTTGTGCCCCTGCGGGTGCGGCGAGATGGCCAGGATCGGCGAGGATGTCTCCGAGCGGCTGGATGTGGTGCCGGCCCAGCTTCGCGTGCTGGTGACCCGCCGTCCGAAATACGCCTGCCGGCGCTGTTCCGGCGCGGTGGTTCAGGCGCATGCGCCGGAACATGTGGTGCCCGGCGGTCTGCCGACCGAGGCTTTGATCGCGCAGGTCATGGTGGCCAAGTTCGGCGACCACCTTCCGTTCTATCGCCAAGCAGAAATCTACACCCGGCAGGGGATCACATTGGACCGGGCGACGCTCGGCAACTGGGTGGGGCGTGCCTGTTTCCACTTGCGTCCGATCGCCGATCACCTGAAGGAGCGGCTGAAAGGCGCGGATCGGGTGTTCATGGACGAAACCCGTGCGCCGGTGCTCGATCCCGGACGGCGAAAGACCAAGACTGGCTACTTCTGGGCCATTGTGGCCGATGACCGGGGCTATGGCGGCGTCGGTCCGCCGGTCGTGATGTTCCATTACGCGCCCGGCCGCGGCGCAGTGCATGCGCTCCGCTTCCTCGAAGACTATCGCGGGCACTTCGTGCAATGCGACGGCTATGAAGCCTATGACAAGCTCACCAGGGTGGACCGGCCCGAGGGTCCATGGACGCTTGTCCATTGCTGGACCCACGCTCGTCGGCGCTTCGTCAAACGGCTGGAAAAGGACGGCTCGCCGATTGCCGAGGAGGCCCTACGCCAGATCGCCGAGCTCTATGCCGTCGAGAAATCCGTGCGCGGCCAAGCCCCCGACGCCCGGCTTGCCGCCCGGCGCGCGTTGTCCGTACCGATCATCGGGGCCTTCCGCCCCTGGCTCGAGGCACAGCTGTCGCGCATTCCGCGATCATCGAAGCTGGCCGAGGACATCCGCTATACGCTGGCGCGCTGGCCAGGCCTGACGCGGTTCCTGGAAGACGGTCGCTTGGAATTGGACACCAACCCGGTCGAGAACCAGATCAGGAAGATCGCTCTGACAAGAAAAAACGCCCTCTTCGCCGGGCACGAGGTCGGCGCGGAGAACTGGGCACTGCTCGCCAGCCTGATTGCCAATTGCAAGATGTGTGGCGCCGATCCGGTCAACTATCTGACCGCCACTTTGCGCGCATTGCTCGACGGACACCCCAAGAGCCGCATCGACGACCTTATGCCTTGGAACTTCCGAACCGCGTCAAGCCGCGCCGCGTAG
- the tnpB gene encoding IS66 family insertion sequence element accessory protein TnpB (TnpB, as the term is used for proteins encoded by IS66 family insertion elements, is considered an accessory protein, since TnpC, encoded by a neighboring gene, is a DDE family transposase.) — protein sequence MISPTGGLRVYVATRPTDFRKGIDGLALLVQETMGLDPFSAAAFVFRAKRADRIKVLVWDQTGIVLVHKRLEGAKFVWPKARDGVMKMSPAQFSALFEGLDWRLVRPERVRRPELAG from the coding sequence ATGATCTCGCCGACCGGCGGGTTGCGCGTCTACGTGGCCACGCGCCCGACGGATTTCCGGAAGGGCATAGACGGCCTGGCCCTGCTGGTTCAGGAAACGATGGGCCTCGATCCGTTCAGCGCGGCGGCCTTTGTGTTCCGCGCCAAGCGGGCCGACCGCATCAAGGTCCTGGTCTGGGACCAGACCGGCATCGTCCTGGTTCACAAGCGCCTGGAGGGCGCGAAGTTTGTCTGGCCCAAGGCGCGGGACGGCGTGATGAAGATGTCGCCCGCCCAATTCTCGGCACTGTTCGAGGGGCTCGACTGGCGGCTTGTGCGGCCCGAACGCGTGCGGCGGCCGGAACTGGCGGGATAG
- the tnpA gene encoding IS66-like element accessory protein TnpA yields the protein MADHKFRPEIEVLSAADAPRRRHWSDGDKIAIVKESFLGHRQVTATARRHGVSRSLLTIWRRQYRAGELGAETPPSFIPLAVSPPMAPPTVPATAREAPRSTPDVQLEIVLRNGRRLLVPSSVEPEVLARLLPALESR from the coding sequence ATGGCCGACCATAAGTTCAGACCCGAGATTGAAGTCCTCTCTGCCGCGGATGCGCCGCGCCGTCGTCACTGGAGCGATGGCGACAAGATCGCGATCGTGAAGGAGAGCTTCCTGGGGCATCGCCAGGTGACAGCCACGGCGCGGCGGCATGGCGTATCTCGCTCTCTGCTGACGATATGGCGGCGCCAGTATCGCGCTGGCGAACTTGGCGCCGAGACACCGCCTTCCTTCATCCCGCTGGCTGTTTCGCCGCCCATGGCACCTCCGACCGTGCCCGCGACCGCACGGGAGGCGCCACGCAGCACGCCTGATGTCCAGCTCGAGATCGTGCTGAGGAACGGGCGACGGCTTCTCGTCCCTTCGTCGGTGGAGCCAGAGGTTTTGGCGCGGCTGCTGCCGGCCCTGGAAAGCCGATGA
- the tnpA gene encoding IS66-like element accessory protein TnpA has translation MDVSLDGSTGGYAGRIEVLEGRSGRRFRSEAERARIAAESMMPGAKVADVARRHTVTRWQVYDWRKKLMAGALALPAETADAPMFAALVVEAKPAGPTPSPKRSGGAVRSGRIEMVVDGVTLRLASDIDEAHLTRLIRAIRAASR, from the coding sequence ATGGACGTCTCTTTGGACGGCTCGACGGGTGGCTACGCGGGCAGGATCGAGGTTCTCGAGGGCCGGTCAGGCCGACGGTTTCGAAGCGAGGCGGAGCGGGCGCGGATCGCGGCGGAAAGCATGATGCCCGGAGCGAAGGTCGCCGACGTCGCGCGGCGGCACACGGTGACCCGCTGGCAGGTCTACGATTGGCGCAAGAAGCTGATGGCCGGCGCGCTGGCTTTGCCCGCCGAGACGGCTGACGCCCCGATGTTCGCGGCGCTTGTCGTTGAAGCGAAGCCGGCGGGTCCGACACCCAGCCCGAAGCGGAGCGGCGGCGCGGTCAGGTCCGGCAGGATCGAGATGGTGGTCGATGGCGTGACCCTGCGGTTGGCGTCGGACATCGACGAAGCGCACTTGACCCGGTTGATCCGCGCGATCCGGGCGGCCTCGCGATGA